A window of Thermosynechococcus sp. NK55a contains these coding sequences:
- a CDS encoding cobyric acid synthase produces MKAKSLMVVGTTSHAGKSLLAAVICRWLAQQGYRVTPFKGQNMALNAYVTRDGGEIGYAQAMQAWAAGIEPEVAMNPILLKPQGNMTSQVILRGQVAGVTQAADYYRDYFERGWQAITEALADLQQRFDWIVCEGAGSPAEINLKHRDLTNMRVATYLGAPTLLVADIDRGGVFAHIVGTLMLLEPAERALIQGIVINKFRGQRSLLDSGLQWLEETTGVPVLGVIPWLERHYAAEDSLDLWNPRPQRQGADLKITVIRLPRIANFTDMDPLLAEPSVAVEFLPPHRPLGQPDAVILPGTKTTIADLQVLRETGMAEQLKTYAAQGGTILGICGGWQMLGTTISDPLGLEGCPGTYAGLGLMPLHTQLGATKCTQQQQTQSLHFNCPEPILGYEIHQGQSEYTGDLQGWQPLFAAPELGLVNRAGTLWGTYLHGLLENGAWRRHWLNGLRSRRQLPPLPTAVPHYAEQRTIALEELTKTIMAHLNLEGICKLC; encoded by the coding sequence ATGAAGGCTAAATCCCTGATGGTAGTGGGAACCACGTCCCATGCGGGTAAATCCCTCCTCGCAGCCGTGATTTGTCGTTGGCTGGCTCAGCAGGGCTACCGTGTCACTCCCTTTAAGGGACAAAATATGGCCTTGAATGCCTACGTCACCCGTGACGGCGGCGAAATTGGCTATGCCCAAGCAATGCAGGCCTGGGCGGCAGGGATAGAACCCGAAGTGGCAATGAACCCAATTCTCCTCAAGCCCCAAGGCAACATGACCTCCCAAGTGATCCTCAGAGGGCAGGTGGCGGGTGTTACCCAAGCGGCCGACTACTATCGGGACTATTTTGAGCGGGGTTGGCAGGCAATTACAGAGGCCCTGGCAGATCTCCAGCAGCGGTTTGACTGGATTGTGTGTGAGGGCGCAGGGTCACCAGCGGAAATTAATCTCAAGCATCGCGATCTCACGAATATGCGGGTGGCCACTTATCTTGGGGCACCGACCCTGCTTGTGGCCGATATTGATCGCGGTGGTGTGTTTGCCCACATTGTCGGGACATTGATGCTCCTGGAACCCGCTGAGCGGGCGTTGATTCAGGGGATTGTGATTAATAAATTTCGCGGCCAGCGATCGCTCCTTGACAGTGGCTTGCAATGGCTAGAGGAGACCACGGGGGTACCAGTTTTAGGGGTGATTCCATGGCTCGAGCGCCACTACGCTGCCGAAGATTCCCTTGATCTTTGGAATCCCCGTCCACAACGCCAGGGGGCAGACCTGAAAATTACGGTGATTCGACTACCGCGTATTGCCAACTTTACCGATATGGATCCTCTGCTGGCAGAACCCAGTGTTGCTGTTGAGTTTTTGCCCCCCCATCGTCCCCTAGGGCAACCCGATGCCGTGATCTTGCCGGGGACGAAAACGACCATTGCTGATCTTCAGGTCCTGCGGGAAACGGGGATGGCAGAGCAACTCAAAACCTACGCTGCCCAAGGGGGAACGATTCTGGGCATTTGCGGCGGTTGGCAGATGTTGGGTACCACCATCAGCGATCCCCTAGGCCTAGAGGGATGCCCCGGCACCTATGCAGGATTGGGCCTCATGCCGCTGCACACCCAATTGGGGGCAACCAAATGTACCCAGCAACAACAAACCCAATCGCTGCATTTCAACTGTCCTGAGCCGATCCTGGGCTATGAAATTCACCAAGGCCAAAGTGAATACACCGGTGATCTCCAAGGTTGGCAACCCCTTTTTGCTGCCCCAGAACTGGGGCTTGTGAACAGAGCGGGCACACTTTGGGGCACGTATCTCCATGGGCTATTGGAAAACGGTGCTTGGCGTCGCCATTGGCTCAATGGGTTGCGATCGCGCCGGCAACTGCCCCCCCTGCCCACAGCCGTTCCCCACTATGCCGAGCAACGGACTATTGCACTGGAGGAATTGACAAAAACCATCATGGCTCACCTGAACCTAGAGGGCATTTGTAAATTATGTTGA
- a CDS encoding alpha/beta hydrolase, with protein MNNLSLKWFLLPPLTVVVGLSLFWVRSGGVSATAAERIIFRYGPFERSLPIADLEYFATTGQASPKLISYLRLLPPVHRQQLRLALQERLRLSPVAVAQLLYSPLGQEFMVQAGRILQTQSRQENALALRAALILAATDPHGLTVLSVMRHYPSPSIRFDLKEGLAILKNFQHTIHKTEIILNVVRQQAIANQTEAIPASVQSLLQPGPWRWLEMPWTAVDESPQRLQLTGHSRPIAADLYLPIVPVRQRVPVVIVSHGLGATRYSYRYLCQHLASHGFAVIALEHVGSSARQVMSFPMAYVSPRMAAQEFLDRPLDVTFVLNRLAAFPEQLYPWAGQLNLERVAVIGQSFGGYTALALAGARLDFQQLRRHCTRTVLHSFNVSLLLQCQAQALPPKVYALEDARVQAVIAVNPITSALFSPESLGHLKAAVMLVAASNDTIAPPVEEQIYPFTWLTGRDRYLVLMDNATHFSTIGETSPNEPVLPVPKALVGATPPRSRAYLRGLSLAFLRLHLLGDEQARQWLTPAAAMVLSSPTHGLNLTQSLAPELLEKVPQAVK; from the coding sequence GTGAATAACCTCTCCCTTAAGTGGTTTCTATTGCCCCCTCTCACTGTCGTGGTGGGTCTCAGCCTCTTTTGGGTGCGATCAGGGGGGGTGTCGGCAACGGCAGCAGAGCGAATTATTTTTCGCTATGGCCCCTTCGAGCGATCGCTCCCCATTGCTGATTTAGAATACTTTGCTACCACTGGCCAAGCCTCTCCAAAACTTATTAGCTATTTACGGCTATTGCCCCCTGTGCACCGGCAGCAATTACGATTGGCCTTACAAGAACGACTGCGATTGTCCCCCGTGGCTGTTGCTCAACTGTTGTACTCCCCCCTAGGTCAAGAATTCATGGTGCAAGCGGGGCGGATTCTCCAAACCCAAAGCCGTCAAGAAAATGCCCTTGCACTGCGAGCGGCGCTGATTCTCGCTGCCACTGATCCCCATGGTCTCACCGTGTTGAGTGTGATGCGCCACTACCCCTCCCCCAGTATTCGCTTTGACCTCAAGGAAGGCCTCGCGATTCTCAAAAATTTCCAGCACACCATCCACAAAACAGAGATAATTCTGAATGTTGTCCGTCAACAGGCGATCGCAAATCAGACAGAAGCTATCCCTGCAAGTGTGCAATCACTGCTTCAACCGGGCCCTTGGCGGTGGCTAGAGATGCCTTGGACAGCGGTAGATGAATCGCCTCAGCGGTTGCAGTTAACGGGACATTCCCGCCCCATTGCAGCGGATCTCTATCTACCCATCGTTCCTGTGAGACAGCGGGTTCCAGTGGTCATTGTTTCCCATGGACTGGGGGCAACCCGCTACAGCTATCGCTATCTGTGTCAGCATCTGGCTTCCCATGGGTTTGCGGTGATTGCCCTTGAGCATGTTGGTAGCTCAGCCCGTCAGGTCATGTCCTTTCCCATGGCCTATGTTAGTCCAAGGATGGCGGCTCAAGAATTTCTGGATCGCCCCCTCGATGTCACGTTTGTCCTCAATCGTTTGGCGGCATTTCCTGAGCAACTCTACCCTTGGGCAGGGCAGCTCAACTTGGAGCGGGTGGCAGTAATTGGTCAGTCCTTTGGGGGCTACACCGCTCTGGCCCTGGCAGGGGCACGATTGGATTTTCAACAACTACGGCGACACTGTACAAGAACTGTCCTTCACTCCTTCAATGTGTCACTGCTGCTCCAATGCCAAGCGCAAGCATTACCCCCAAAGGTTTATGCCCTAGAGGATGCCCGGGTGCAAGCGGTAATTGCTGTTAACCCGATTACCAGTGCTCTTTTTAGTCCTGAATCTTTGGGGCACTTAAAGGCTGCTGTGATGTTGGTTGCAGCCAGTAACGATACGATCGCCCCCCCTGTGGAGGAGCAAATTTATCCCTTTACGTGGCTAACAGGGCGCGATCGCTACTTGGTGTTGATGGACAATGCGACCCATTTTTCGACAATTGGTGAGACCAGTCCCAATGAACCCGTGCTGCCTGTACCAAAGGCACTTGTGGGGGCCACACCCCCGCGATCGCGCGCCTATCTCCGAGGATTGAGCTTGGCCTTTTTACGCTTGCACCTCTTGGGGGATGAACAGGCGCGGCAGTGGCTGACACCAGCAGCAGCAATGGTGTTGAGTTCACCCACCCATGGCCTGAACCTCACCCAATCTCTAGCCCCAGAACTGTTGGAAAAGGTACCGCAGGCAGTGAAGTAA
- the nadC gene encoding carboxylating nicotinate-nucleotide diphosphorylase has product MNPRVSAYLPPWSILDPLLDQWLQEDIGRGDRTTQALHLQDRQGKAYIRLKSQGVIAGLPIVERVFQRLTTAVVFTYEQAEGAICEEPTIVARIAAPLETLLLGERLALNCLMRLSGIATLTHTYVQAIADLPTQLVDTRKTTPGLRLLEKYAVAVGGGVNHRFGLDDAILIKDNHIVAAGGITAAVEKVRQASPFPLTIEVETETLEQVRQALLLGVDVIMLDNMPIPEMTQAVAMIRAAAPHIKIEASGNITLDTLRPVALTGVDYISTSAMITRSPWLDFSLTIFESV; this is encoded by the coding sequence ATGAATCCTAGGGTGTCTGCCTATTTACCGCCGTGGTCTATCTTGGATCCCCTCTTGGATCAATGGTTGCAGGAGGACATTGGTCGGGGCGATCGCACCACCCAAGCCTTGCATCTCCAGGATCGCCAAGGAAAAGCCTATATCCGTCTCAAAAGTCAGGGGGTCATTGCCGGTCTGCCCATTGTGGAGCGAGTTTTCCAACGCCTGACCACAGCGGTAGTGTTCACCTACGAGCAGGCCGAGGGCGCAATTTGTGAGGAGCCGACCATTGTTGCCCGGATTGCGGCTCCCCTAGAAACATTACTCCTGGGTGAACGGCTCGCCCTCAATTGCTTGATGCGCCTCAGTGGCATTGCCACTCTCACCCATACCTACGTCCAAGCAATTGCTGATTTGCCGACCCAACTGGTGGATACCCGCAAAACAACGCCCGGACTGCGCCTGCTAGAAAAATATGCAGTGGCTGTGGGGGGCGGTGTCAACCATCGCTTTGGCCTTGACGATGCAATCCTGATTAAGGACAACCACATTGTGGCGGCCGGGGGCATCACAGCTGCGGTTGAAAAAGTTCGCCAAGCCAGTCCCTTTCCCTTGACCATTGAGGTGGAAACCGAAACCCTTGAGCAGGTGCGCCAAGCCCTTCTCCTTGGCGTAGATGTCATCATGCTCGACAATATGCCGATTCCAGAGATGACCCAAGCAGTGGCGATGATCCGCGCTGCAGCCCCCCACATTAAAATTGAGGCCTCTGGTAATATCACCCTAGACACTTTGCGACCGGTGGCCTTGACGGGGGTGGACTACATTTCTACGAGTGCCATGATTACGCGATCCCCCTGGCTAGATTTTAGTTTGACGATTTTTGAGTCTGTTTGA
- a CDS encoding polyphosphate kinase 2 family protein, whose amino-acid sequence MIPQDFLDPINPDRYIVRAGGKFHWKDYDPADTAGLKSKVEAQELLVAGIKKLAAYQDVLYAQNIYALLIIFQAMDAAGKDSTIKHVMSGINPQGCRVYSFKAPSAEELDHDFLWRANRALPERGCIGIFNRSYYEEVLVVRVHPDWLNRQQLPPETKTKHIWKERFEDINNYERYLTRNGILILKFFLNISKAEQKKRFLERISRPEKNWKFSIDDVRDRAHWEDYRAAYADVFRHTSTKWAPWHIIPANHKWFARLMVAHFIYQKLASLNLHYPIVSEAHKEQLLEAKALLENEPDED is encoded by the coding sequence ATGATTCCTCAAGATTTTCTCGACCCAATTAACCCCGATCGCTATATTGTTCGCGCGGGGGGGAAATTTCACTGGAAGGACTATGATCCTGCGGACACCGCTGGCCTCAAAAGCAAAGTCGAAGCCCAAGAACTCCTTGTTGCTGGCATCAAGAAGCTAGCGGCCTACCAAGATGTTCTCTATGCCCAGAATATCTATGCGCTGCTGATTATTTTCCAAGCGATGGATGCAGCGGGCAAAGACAGCACGATCAAACACGTCATGAGTGGCATTAACCCCCAAGGCTGCCGCGTCTATAGCTTTAAGGCACCCAGTGCCGAGGAGTTGGATCATGACTTTTTGTGGCGAGCGAATCGTGCCTTGCCCGAGCGAGGCTGTATTGGTATTTTTAATCGCTCCTATTACGAAGAAGTCCTTGTGGTGCGCGTACACCCCGATTGGCTCAATCGCCAGCAACTGCCTCCCGAAACCAAGACCAAGCACATCTGGAAAGAGCGCTTTGAGGATATTAATAACTACGAACGTTACTTAACACGCAATGGCATTCTCATCCTCAAGTTTTTCCTGAATATCTCCAAAGCAGAGCAAAAGAAACGCTTTTTGGAGCGTATTAGCCGTCCGGAAAAGAACTGGAAATTTTCCATTGATGACGTGCGCGATCGCGCCCACTGGGAGGACTATCGAGCAGCCTATGCCGATGTCTTTCGCCACACTAGTACCAAATGGGCACCCTGGCACATTATTCCCGCCAATCACAAGTGGTTTGCGCGGCTGATGGTGGCTCACTTTATTTATCAAAAATTGGCGAGTCTGAACCTACATTACCCAATTGTCAGTGAGGCCCACAAAGAGCAACTCCTAGAGGCAAAAGCGCTGCTGGAAAATGAACCGGATGAGGATTAG
- the radC gene encoding DNA repair protein RadC produces the protein MSYSLRVADLPVGDRPREKLLSQGARYLSSAELLAILLGTGQGAGKLSAVGLGQFILKQLGERSGDSADAVSALRDITPEELMAIPGVGPAKATTILAAVELGKRVFQSRPGEQTIIDSPALAAAVLGADLMWQPTERFAVLLLDVRHRVLGSHVITVGTATETLAHPREIFREAVRRNASRLIIAHNHPSGNLSPSQADLDLTKQILRAGQLMEIPVLDHLILGNGDYQSLREMTSLWQEVPQGEGSA, from the coding sequence ATGTCCTACTCGCTGCGTGTTGCTGATCTGCCCGTCGGCGATCGCCCCCGTGAAAAGCTGCTCAGCCAAGGCGCCCGCTACCTGAGTTCGGCAGAATTGTTGGCGATTTTACTGGGAACCGGTCAAGGGGCAGGCAAGCTTTCAGCCGTCGGCTTGGGGCAGTTTATTCTCAAACAGTTGGGGGAGCGCAGCGGTGACAGTGCTGATGCTGTCAGCGCCTTGCGGGACATTACCCCAGAGGAATTAATGGCGATTCCTGGGGTTGGCCCCGCCAAAGCCACCACGATCCTAGCCGCCGTTGAACTGGGGAAGCGGGTCTTTCAGTCGCGACCCGGAGAGCAGACCATCATTGACAGTCCTGCCCTGGCCGCTGCTGTCCTTGGTGCTGATCTCATGTGGCAACCCACGGAACGGTTTGCGGTTCTCCTGCTGGATGTGCGCCATCGCGTGTTGGGATCCCATGTGATTACAGTGGGCACGGCCACCGAAACCCTTGCCCATCCCCGCGAAATTTTTCGGGAAGCCGTGCGCCGCAATGCTAGCCGCCTAATTATTGCCCACAACCATCCCTCCGGCAATCTCTCTCCCAGTCAAGCAGATCTGGACTTGACAAAACAAATTCTACGAGCGGGACAGCTCATGGAAATTCCAGTGCTTGACCATTTGATTCTCGGGAATGGGGATTACCAAAGTCTGCGGGAGATGACCTCCCTCTGGCAAGAGGTGCCCCAAGGGGAGGGCAGTGCCTAA
- the trpD gene encoding anthranilate phosphoribosyltransferase, translated as MWSDLLQQLLDRQALTQEQAAQLMQGWLAEEIPDALSGAIVTALQLKGLTVEELTGMANVLLAQSAGAPLNLAEPLIDTCGTGGDRAGTFNISTAVAFVVAAAGVKVAKHGNRSVSSRVGSADVLETLGVNLAHSDPAFLLKEVGITFLFAPGWHPAMKAVAPLRRTLKIRTVFNLLGPLVNPLYPTGQVIGVFSDRYLEAMAGALQRLGRQRGIVLYGREGVDEATLGNMTDLVMFSSPEESLRQEVLDPQALGLASAPLKDLAGGNVQTNAEILTHVLQGKGTSAQQNVVALNAALALYVAAAVQDWWEGVDRAKAILASGAAWDKLQALVTLSNES; from the coding sequence ATGTGGTCTGACCTGCTCCAACAACTCCTTGATCGCCAAGCCCTAACCCAAGAGCAGGCGGCTCAGTTAATGCAAGGATGGCTGGCAGAAGAAATTCCCGATGCCCTCTCCGGTGCCATTGTTACGGCATTACAGCTCAAGGGACTAACGGTTGAGGAACTGACGGGGATGGCCAATGTATTGTTGGCTCAATCCGCAGGTGCGCCGCTGAATTTAGCCGAACCCCTCATTGATACCTGCGGCACCGGGGGCGATCGCGCGGGTACCTTTAATATCTCCACAGCAGTGGCCTTTGTCGTGGCGGCAGCGGGGGTCAAAGTGGCCAAGCATGGCAATCGTTCAGTCTCTAGTCGGGTGGGTTCCGCCGATGTCCTTGAGACTCTTGGGGTCAACCTTGCCCACAGTGATCCCGCCTTTTTACTCAAGGAAGTGGGGATCACGTTCCTCTTTGCCCCCGGTTGGCATCCAGCCATGAAGGCCGTCGCTCCCCTGCGGCGTACCCTGAAAATTCGCACGGTCTTTAACCTCCTTGGCCCTTTGGTGAATCCGCTCTATCCCACAGGACAAGTGATTGGGGTTTTTAGCGATCGCTATCTGGAAGCGATGGCCGGTGCCCTGCAACGTCTCGGCCGCCAACGGGGCATTGTCCTCTATGGCCGTGAAGGGGTGGATGAGGCTACCCTTGGCAATATGACCGATCTAGTGATGTTTAGCAGCCCTGAGGAGTCGCTGCGCCAAGAAGTTCTTGATCCTCAAGCTTTGGGGCTCGCCAGTGCACCCCTGAAGGATCTTGCTGGGGGAAATGTCCAGACCAATGCCGAAATTCTCACCCACGTTCTTCAGGGAAAGGGCACAAGTGCCCAGCAGAATGTGGTAGCGCTCAATGCGGCCTTAGCCCTCTATGTGGCCGCAGCGGTGCAGGATTGGTGGGAAGGGGTCGATCGGGCAAAAGCGATTCTGGCCAGTGGCGCGGCCTGGGACAAGTTACAGGCATTGGTGACGCTCTCCAATGAATCCTAG
- a CDS encoding DUF1997 domain-containing protein translates to MYLQFKASQSVRLSIETPTAPLQHYLRQPRRLVYALTDPTRVEFLGSDRFRLKMRPLNFLMVSLQPTVDLVVHANSDGSLQLRSLGCEIRGVDYINRRFHLALAGYLSPQATANGTDLIGLADLQVGVDIPPPLDLTPRPILEATGNGLLKSVLLTIKQRLSQQLVADYQRWLTEVETNGSRDWLTPFPVSST, encoded by the coding sequence ATGTACTTACAATTTAAGGCCAGCCAATCTGTCCGCCTCAGTATTGAAACACCCACGGCTCCCTTACAGCACTACCTGCGTCAACCCCGGCGGCTTGTCTATGCCCTAACTGATCCAACCCGAGTGGAATTTTTGGGAAGCGATCGCTTTCGCCTGAAGATGCGCCCCTTAAACTTTCTCATGGTCAGCTTGCAGCCCACCGTAGATTTAGTGGTTCATGCCAATAGTGACGGCTCTTTACAATTGCGCTCCCTCGGCTGTGAAATTCGCGGTGTGGACTACATCAATCGCCGCTTTCACCTAGCCCTCGCAGGCTACTTGTCTCCCCAAGCCACGGCCAACGGTACGGATTTAATCGGTCTTGCTGACTTGCAGGTGGGCGTAGATATTCCGCCTCCCTTGGATCTGACGCCGCGGCCGATTCTCGAAGCCACCGGCAATGGCTTACTCAAGAGCGTTCTCCTAACAATTAAACAGCGCCTCAGTCAGCAGCTTGTGGCCGATTATCAACGCTGGCTCACGGAAGTGGAAACCAACGGCAGTAGGGATTGGCTGACACCTTTCCCCGTGAGTTCTACCTAA
- a CDS encoding iron uptake porin, which translates to MAQVPAVADLEAQAPRLPAPDQSLERQRTMPQVTSVNQLSDVSPTDWAYQALASLVEKYGCIAGYPDGTFRGNRAATRYEMAAALNACLDVISDRFATKEDLATLRRLMDEFKAELATLRGRVDRLEARTAQLEARQFATATKLRASVIFNVSDVLTGTRALPAPGRGPTIDDNTVATYRARLNFDTSFYGKDVLRVRLQAANMPNYNAVTLTNMARLGYDTNTAGQFAIDDLYYRTPLTNRLFLAFDAAAGNFDKNVFTFNPLLQSDETGAISRFGRFNPLYRFGGGNSAGLTLRYTLLENKQRGTNLVLNLGYQAPNANNPTPNAPNTNGLIGGAYAALAQLDWRPTKNLALGFTYVRSFGTGVAGGTGSNGFPGSADNPIGNNANAAADNFGFQFTYRLIPKFNIAGWVGYSNVYQVQNFAPPRPEAEVLNWAATFGVPDVWRKGDVLGLIVGQPPQTISVRNVGGAPPATFNSYHIEGVYRIPISRNISITPGVIALVNPNSNSNNAPIVLGVIRTTFSF; encoded by the coding sequence GTGGCACAAGTGCCAGCAGTAGCGGACTTAGAGGCGCAGGCTCCGCGACTTCCTGCCCCCGACCAGTCTTTGGAAAGGCAGCGGACAATGCCCCAAGTGACCTCGGTCAATCAACTTTCGGATGTCAGCCCCACCGACTGGGCCTATCAAGCCTTGGCGTCACTGGTAGAGAAATACGGCTGTATTGCCGGCTATCCCGATGGCACTTTCCGGGGTAATCGGGCAGCCACCCGTTATGAAATGGCTGCGGCTTTGAACGCCTGCTTGGACGTGATCAGCGATCGCTTTGCCACCAAGGAAGACCTCGCCACCCTGCGGCGCCTGATGGATGAGTTCAAGGCTGAATTGGCGACCCTGCGCGGTCGGGTAGATAGGCTAGAGGCTCGCACTGCTCAGTTGGAAGCACGGCAATTTGCAACCGCAACGAAACTTCGTGCTTCGGTCATCTTCAATGTCTCGGATGTCCTCACGGGCACCCGGGCCTTGCCGGCTCCCGGACGGGGACCGACCATTGACGACAATACCGTTGCCACCTACCGCGCTCGGCTAAACTTTGACACCAGCTTCTATGGCAAAGATGTCCTGCGGGTGCGCCTTCAGGCCGCCAATATGCCTAACTACAATGCGGTTACACTCACCAATATGGCGCGTCTTGGCTACGATACCAACACTGCTGGCCAATTTGCCATTGATGACCTCTATTACCGCACCCCTCTGACCAATCGCCTATTCCTTGCCTTTGACGCAGCCGCGGGGAACTTTGATAAGAATGTCTTCACTTTTAACCCCCTTTTGCAGTCCGATGAAACGGGAGCCATTAGCCGTTTCGGTCGCTTTAACCCCCTCTATCGCTTTGGCGGTGGCAACAGCGCCGGTCTAACCCTGCGTTACACACTCCTTGAAAATAAACAGCGGGGGACAAACCTCGTCCTGAATCTTGGTTATCAAGCACCCAATGCCAACAATCCCACCCCGAATGCCCCAAATACCAATGGTTTGATTGGGGGAGCCTACGCAGCTCTGGCTCAATTAGATTGGCGTCCCACAAAAAACTTAGCCCTAGGATTTACCTATGTGCGCTCCTTTGGTACTGGGGTTGCCGGCGGCACAGGAAGCAATGGTTTTCCTGGATCTGCTGATAACCCCATTGGTAATAATGCCAATGCAGCAGCCGATAACTTTGGCTTTCAGTTTACCTATCGCCTGATTCCAAAGTTCAATATCGCTGGCTGGGTGGGCTATTCCAATGTCTATCAAGTGCAAAACTTTGCACCACCACGACCAGAAGCAGAGGTTTTGAACTGGGCAGCCACCTTTGGAGTACCGGACGTCTGGCGCAAGGGCGATGTTCTTGGTTTGATTGTCGGTCAACCCCCCCAAACCATTAGCGTTCGGAATGTAGGCGGTGCCCCCCCTGCAACCTTTAACTCTTACCATATTGAGGGAGTGTACCGCATTCCTATTTCACGGAATATTTCAATCACGCCGGGGGTCATTGCTTTGGTCAACCCCAACAGCAACAGTAACAATGCCCCAATCGTCCTCGGCGTAATCCGGACAACCTTTAGCTTCTAG
- a CDS encoding iron ABC transporter permease: protein MPVFGGRAVLKSLSLPRWVRLKPWELLVGLIALVVAVPILVILSKVFVNTGNTWQHLATTVLPAYLLNSLWLMLGVGIGVVVIGVSTAWLVTNCQFWGVRWWQWLLLTPLAAPAYVLAYTYTEFFAFEGPIQTWLRELTGWGYGDYWFPNIRSLGGAIALLTLVLYPYVFLLARVAFLEQATCSLEASRSLGCGPWRSFWTVALPLARPAIAAGTSLALMETLNDFGTVQYFGVDTFTVGIYRTWFGMGDPVAAAQLASVLVVIVFALLLLEKWSRGKARYYRRGSDRPIPYGLKGWRAALAWLVCALPVFFGLLLPGGLLLYLAISYQQLQLSREFLEHASHSLILATLSALLAVGIALLLAYGRRLLPTVWVRWGTQIAAMGYAIPGTVIAVGILMPLGGLDNVINDVTEHLWGVEVGLILSGTITALIYAYLVRFLAVSLGSVEASLVKIRPSLDEVARTLGRSPWNILRTIHLPLMVPGLFTAALMVFVDVMKELPATLVIRPFNFDTLAIQVYRFASDERLPEAALSALALVIVGLIPVLWLGRQTRWTD, encoded by the coding sequence GTGCCTGTTTTTGGAGGTCGTGCCGTGCTTAAGTCCCTCAGCCTACCGCGGTGGGTGCGACTGAAACCTTGGGAGTTACTGGTGGGGCTGATTGCCCTTGTGGTTGCCGTGCCCATTCTCGTCATTCTCAGCAAAGTCTTTGTTAATACGGGTAACACTTGGCAGCATTTGGCCACAACCGTTTTGCCCGCCTACCTGTTGAACTCCCTCTGGTTGATGTTGGGCGTGGGGATAGGCGTTGTGGTCATTGGTGTCAGTACGGCATGGTTGGTTACCAACTGTCAATTTTGGGGCGTGCGCTGGTGGCAATGGCTGCTGTTGACCCCTTTGGCGGCTCCCGCCTATGTCTTGGCCTACACCTATACGGAATTTTTTGCCTTTGAAGGTCCGATTCAGACATGGCTACGGGAACTAACGGGCTGGGGTTACGGTGACTATTGGTTTCCCAATATCCGCTCCCTTGGCGGCGCGATCGCCCTGCTCACCCTGGTTCTTTATCCCTATGTTTTTCTCTTGGCGCGAGTGGCGTTTTTGGAGCAGGCCACCTGTAGCTTAGAGGCCAGTCGCTCCCTTGGCTGTGGGCCCTGGCGTAGTTTTTGGACAGTGGCATTGCCCCTTGCTCGGCCGGCGATCGCTGCGGGTACGAGCCTTGCCCTCATGGAAACCCTCAATGATTTTGGTACCGTGCAGTACTTTGGTGTCGATACCTTCACCGTAGGAATTTACCGCACCTGGTTTGGCATGGGCGATCCCGTGGCCGCGGCCCAGTTGGCCTCAGTTCTGGTGGTCATTGTTTTTGCCCTCCTGCTCCTAGAAAAGTGGTCGCGGGGCAAGGCACGTTATTACAGGCGGGGCAGCGATCGCCCCATTCCCTATGGGCTCAAGGGATGGCGAGCGGCTCTGGCTTGGCTAGTCTGTGCCCTCCCGGTGTTCTTTGGCCTCCTGCTCCCCGGCGGGTTGCTGCTCTACTTGGCCATCAGCTACCAGCAATTACAACTCAGCCGTGAATTTTTAGAACATGCCAGCCACAGCCTCATTTTGGCGACGCTCTCGGCACTACTGGCGGTGGGTATTGCCCTGCTGCTGGCCTATGGGCGACGTCTGCTGCCAACGGTTTGGGTGCGCTGGGGAACACAGATAGCTGCCATGGGCTATGCCATTCCGGGGACAGTGATTGCTGTGGGGATTCTCATGCCCTTGGGGGGGCTAGACAACGTCATTAATGATGTCACTGAGCACCTGTGGGGGGTGGAAGTGGGCTTGATTCTCAGTGGCACGATTACAGCACTGATCTATGCCTACTTGGTACGCTTTTTGGCGGTTTCCTTAGGCAGTGTGGAGGCTAGCTTGGTGAAAATTCGCCCTTCTCTCGATGAGGTGGCGCGGACCCTGGGGCGATCCCCTTGGAATATTCTGCGCACGATTCACTTGCCGCTGATGGTGCCCGGCCTTTTTACCGCCGCCCTGATGGTCTTTGTGGATGTGATGAAGGAATTGCCGGCAACATTGGTGATTCGGCCCTTTAACTTTGATACCCTAGCAATACAGGTTTACCGCTTTGCCTCTGATGAGCGACTTCCTGAGGCAGCCCTAAGTGCTTTGGCCCTGGTGATCGTGGGTCTCATTCCGGTCCTTTGGCTGGGACGGCAAACCCGCTGGACTGACTAG